Proteins found in one Carassius auratus strain Wakin chromosome 42, ASM336829v1, whole genome shotgun sequence genomic segment:
- the LOC113060931 gene encoding antimicrobial peptide NK-lysin-like → MLRRIILITLLISSVCALHWEMHKEASIGNGFEESSGEIETEQLPGKCWACKWVMKKLKKQLSNGATPDDIKNKLGTICDEIGFLKSVCRKLVNQFTDILVEELSTTDDAGTICANIGVCKKQAWS, encoded by the exons ATGCTGCGGAGAATCATCCTGATTACCCTGCTGATATCCTCAG TTTGTGCCCTTCACTGGGAAATGCACAAAGAAGCTTCCATTGGAAATGGATTTGAAGAAAGCTCT GGTGAGATAGAAACAGAACAACTCCCTGGAAAGTGCTGGGCTTGCAAGTGGGTGATGAAGAAACTGAAAAAACAGCTCTCCAATGGAGCCACTCCG GACGACATAAAAAATAAGCTGGGGACGATCTGTGATGAGATTGGATTCCTTAAGTCAGTGTGTAGGAAGTTAGTGAACCAGTTCACGGACATTCTGGTTGAAGAACTTTCAACCACTGATGATGCCGGAACCATCTGTGCTAATATTGGTGTTTGCAAGAAACAGGCATGGAGTTAA